Within Scomber japonicus isolate fScoJap1 chromosome 18, fScoJap1.pri, whole genome shotgun sequence, the genomic segment cacacctatagattcCCCTGGAGATTCTCtgtcctccatcctaccttcctatcTCCCCCGACTGCAGCCTGCAGTGCATCACCCGCGGTGATgagtgcgtgtttgtgtgtacatgcgtgtttatctgtgagtgtgtgtgtgtgtgtgtgtgtgtgtgtgtgtgtgtgtgtatttgttgtgtgtttgtgtgtatatgtgagggACTGCCAAAAGCTGTGGACCTGCATGCATAAACAGGCCTACACTCactcacaaactcacacacacggAAGAATGAATGCACGCAATATTCACACACTGCCTTgtgtcctcacacacacacacacacacacacaaattgtgCGTTTCAGAGATGAATAATGCTACTGTGCGTCTGGTGGGATGCACCACTGTCCCTGGGGTGGGTTGAATGCCGGGATATTGTGCTGCAActggctgacacacacacacacacacacacaaacacacatacacaaaatcacactcacatacacacacagactcagagcTCCTGTCTCCAGGTGACTCTGTTCCTTTTATAGAGCAGGAGCACtctccacccctcctctcttcctttctcttttgtatgaatgcatacacacactcacagtcacaaacacacacacacacacacacacacacacacaaacacacacacacacacacacacacacacacacacacacacacacacacaggcaggcggCAAAAGATTACAGACAAACATTGCCACGTGCATGCACATACTGGAacaaacacactaaacacaacacacacaggcacactctATGACACCCTACTGGTgtactgagacacacacactcactgtaaCATTTCCCACTTCCCCTTGGAGGAAATTGGAGTTTGCATCTGTGTAAGAAAAGACAGGGAGCAGAAAAAAGAGGGCTTGGTCAAACCTTTTATGAAACATTGCATCAAAGACAAGCCAGAAAATATGGCTTTTCATTGTTTGTTCAGGTAATAAATTGTAATACATTAGTGTGGTTAGAAAATAGGGGTTAAGTCTGTGGATCATATTCGAAACAATTAAAATTAATGCATCAGACAAAATCAGCTGGACAAAAAGCTAAATAGGCACAGTACTAATATGTCAGTTCTGTAAGTGAGTGCAGTTCAGACTCAGAGTCTGTGATATACAACCCAATACAGATGCTCTTCAGTGGTCATCTTATTGCTGTGACCTGGCGTGATGTACAgttacacacaggtacacaattgttatgattattatttattcattacagATAGGCAATTAAGTTACTACACACCACTATTGTTCTGCTTTCTCTCCcagacctgtcaatcacagtacCAGAGACTGCATCGCATGTCTGCCCCTCCATTTTGAGTGGTTAAAACAGATCCTGGAGCCTGCAATGTTGAGGGGCCattttacacacttacacacacacacacacacacacacacacacacacacacacacacacacacacacacacacacacacatgcacagttcCTCCAAAACATGCATTTGTGTGAAATCAAATTGTGCCAACTTATTGAATATTGTAGGTGAAATATCTATAGTACATGTAGACATTCTACAGTCCAAGGGATgtgcagacctgtgtgtgtgtgtgtgtgcgtgcgtgcgtgcgtgcgtgcgtgcctgCGTGCGTgcctgcatctgtgtgtgtgtgtgtgtgtgtttgtatgtttgtatgacTGTatgtgaataatataatattcaatCATTCTCAAAGAGGTGGAGAATTTTTCTTTGCCTCCAGGTGAACGTTACAATACAATTAGACATTGAATATGAAAGGAAAAACTGCAGAATGGATAAACCCAGGCTCTAACCCTCacaatttctgttttttctctcatttcccCCTTTCTCCTTGCCTTCagaacccctaacccccctccccctttcccgTCTCACCTCACCTCCCCCTCCCTGCTCTGGCTACAGACGGAGACCGTTATGCAGTCCTTCCGTGAGCGCAGTGGTGGTTACCACAGCAACCAACCCTGCTACCAGCAGGAGCCCCATGAATTATCCCGCCTGGAGACCTACCGACAGCACCCACATCATCCCCATCCCCAGCACCCGCATCCAGGCCCTGGTCCACATTCAGGCCCAGGCCCAGGGCACACCAGGCCAGGCTATGAGGCCCACTCTCTGGCAAACCCCACAAGCATGCCTCCAGCTGCGGGAACTGGAGGAGGACCCAAGGACTGTTACAGCCAGCAAGCGTTCCCTGGTTACCCAGGCAGTGGTGGAGGGAATGGGAGTGGAAATGGGAGCTCAGCACCATCGCAGGCAAAGAAACCCTACAGAGGAAGCAAAGTGCCCCCACCAAACCACAGTCAGCACCTCCAAGGTCCTGGGGGTTATAGTAGCCACATGGGCCCTGGGAATTATTCAGCCCAGTATATGAGCGAGGGCCACCTCCAGCAGAAGTGGGAGGATCCAGCCCAGTTAGCACAGTATGAGCAGGAGATGGTGGGGCGTATGGAGGCTAGTGGTACCCCTGCACCTGGCTCCTCACAGTACATGGACCAGAACATGCTGGGCCACTCCCAGACCCAGTGCCACCAGCCCTCCACCCCTTCCTATACCAGCCCCCACCACCAGCCCCACCCTCCTAACCCTGCCCCTTCCCCACTCATGTATCCTCAGAGTCACCTGCACTACCCCCAGCATTCACCCTCTCCTTCGCCATACATGGAAAAGTGCAGCCCTATGCCCCACTGTTATAAAGGTTACAACATAACCCCTAATTCCCAGTATAGCAGACAAATGAGCAGCCACAGCAACCTGAAGCAAGGGAGTTACAGGTCGACCCAGAACAGTTACGGCTACCAGCAGCCTCCCTCCAGAGGTTATGAGCAGCAACCCCCTTTACAGACCATGACCAACCCCCAGGAGCCCCACCCTAAATACCAACACTATAGCCAACCCCAACAAAACTACTGTCTCTCAGAGCTGTCTGTCAGATCACCAGAACAGTATTATCAAACTTGTAGCCCCTCCTCAAGCCACTCCCCTGCACGCTCTGTAGGGCGCTCCCCATCATACAGCTCAACCCCGTCACCATTAATGACCAATCCAGAGTCATTCCAGTATGGCCAACCTCCAATGACTCCTGGGGctgcctcctcttcatcatcttcttcagctGGCATGCAGGACCAAGGCAGTTCCAACACCATGCTGATGCCGCCACGCTCACATCCCTCACCCAATGTGCCCCATGCAGCATCCCACAGCTACTCAACAACAACGCAGGTACCCACCATGAAAGAACGTTTCTCAGAGAAGCTGCTGTCAAACCCTAGCCTGTGGAGCCTAAATGCCCTCACCTCTCAGGTAGAGAACATCTCCAATAATGTCCAGCAGCTACTGCTTTCAGAGGCCCTGGTGGCTAACAAGAAAGCTGGCAAACGCAGCAGTGGAGGGAGCAACAGCAGTACTGGAAGTGGAGCATCTTCCAAAAAGGGTGAGGAGTACAAAAGTCCTTCATATCCAGATGGTGCTGGTAGTATTGGTGGAGGCCCCATGCAGGACCCTTACTCCACCCCACAGCACCAGCCAATACCCATGGAACTCCATGAGGGAGGTTATTCCAGTAGCAGTGATGAACAGCTGGAGAGGGGCTACTACTACTGTGGCCAAAGCAGGAGTCCAGCACAGGCCCCTAACAATACACACCTCAGTCTGGACACAGCCTCTTCATGCTCTATGACATCTCCAGATGATATGTCCACCAGGTCTGGGGACTCAGGTCTTCACAACCTTACCCCTGACCCAATTAGATGTCAGTCAGGGCAAGGAGGAGATGGAATGAATACTCCAGTGAAGAGCATTGGTGACGAGAGGTCTCCTACAAGCATTACAATCCCCAGTCCTATGAAACAAGAAAGGGATTCCCCTTCAAATATACAGCATATAAATGAGCCTGTCAAAGAGAACTTTGAAGAATCAGCCTGGATGGAGAAATCAACTGACAAAGAGGAGgtgtcaacagaaaaaaaacctgactgTGAGAGAGATTTAGACTCAACTAAATCTACGGATAAGGGGGAGAAATGGTCAGATGATGAGAAATGTCCAACTCTCTACAGCAAATTAAACaaagaagtgaaagaaaaaaactattgcTATGAAGAGACTGTGTACCAAGGGGTCCAGAGCAAATATGACCCAGATGCAAGAGACTCAGTTGAACAGTCTCCAGCAGCTCTCTCTGACTACAGCCACAAGGAACACTATGGCCAAGAGATTAAATCAGACGCATTCAAATCAGAGTCTCCAACTGCTTCTGAAAGCTCAGTGAAAACACTGCCTTTCATTTCTAGGGGTGACCTTGAACAGGATCAATATTCCACAGAGAAGGAGGACAGCTCAGAGAACACCTCACCAATCCCCCAAGTTGAGGCCTTGGATGACAACAACTCAGATAAAAAAGACATCAGAGATGagggtgatgaagaggagggggaggaggagggggaaagagaggaggataCCGTTGAAGAGGAAGAATTGCGGAATCAACAGCAACATTGTCTTTCACCTCCTCTGTCGGCAGAGGTTCGGGAGGAactgggggagggggagaaagtGAGCCAGTCATCGACTGAGGAGCACATGCATAATAGAGATGGGCCAGAGAAGCCTTCTGGAGATGTCTGCAGCCGGACAGACAGTCAGAGTACTGAGCTCCATATTGACAATGAGTTTGCAGGAGCACCTGCCCATCCAAATGCAGTAGCAGCAACAGCAGACGCTTCTGCAAGGGAATCAGCCATTGGTGACACTGCTCCTCAGCCTCAGTCTGCTATGCCAGTGTTCTCAGCCCTCAATGACAAGGCAACACCTCCAATTCAGGCCAGGGATCATATTGATCACAGTGATGCTAAAGTGCTAGAGCCAGACTCTCCTCAACTGCCAGGGAAGTCGATACTCCCCTCAGCCCCCTCCTGGGCAGACACTCCACCCTCCCCAAAGAAAGGTGATGAGGACATGGAGCCGGGCATCAGCTGCTCAAGTGCTGTGACCCCCTTGGCCAAGCCAGAGCCTGTGGCCCCATCTGCTCAGCCAAGGGCATTTGGACGTAAGCATGCCAGGGGCAGAAGGAGACTCATGCATTCAGGTGTGGGAATCAGGCGACAACTAAGCttggaaagggaggaagaaaaggaagaggaacgAGCCCCCTCACCTACCCAGAAACCCTGCATGGCTCCAAGCAAAACTGTGCTATTCTCAGATCAAATGGACCTAGCTCATCAGGAATCTATTGTGAGCCAGACTCCCAAAATGCTAACTGATGGTTTTCGTTCAAGAATGTGCACTCGCTCGTTCAATGCAGCAGACTTACCGCCCAAAATTGAGCCTCATGTGAAGAGAAAACCAGGCTCAAAACAAGGTTCAAGGCCTGGGCCCAAAACAGGGCCAAAACCTGGACCAAAATCACGGCCAAAACCAGGAGGGAAGCCAGGGCCAAAACCAGGGCCTAAACCAGGCCTAAAGCCTGGGCCAAAGCCAGGGCCAAAATCTGGACCAAAGCCAGGACCAAAACCTGTGCCAAATACACCTGAACTGCCACTGAAGATTGAGACTCCAGTGAAACGAAAACCAGGACCGAAACCCGGGCCAAAATCTGGATCAAAACCTGGATCAAAACCTGGACCAAAATCAGGTCCAAAACCAGTTGTAAAACCAGTTGTAAAACCAGGTCCAAAACCAGGACCCAAGCCTGGACCAAAGCCAGCAGATGCTTTGCCCCCCACTGACACTATCCCCATCAAGGCCCCAGTGGGCCGTCCCAAAGGCTCAATTTCCAAAGCAAAGCTAGTACAACAGGAAGAAATAATTCAGCCTTTGACAGGACTGCAAGGCAGGAGCAGGAAGAGTATAAAGGCTACACTATCACAAGTAAATCAGGATGTTAAATCAGTAAACCAGGaggaaaaacaagcaaatcatGAGGGGAAAGCACCAGAGAAAGAAGGTAAAAACATGGTCTTAAGATCCAGGAAACCCTCACAGGAAAAACTgttaaaagataaagaaaagatCATCGAGGAAGATGTTTTACCCccaatactcacacacacagaaattaaACCTAGctatgaggaagatgaggagccTGTAACTGTGGAACAAACTCTAACACCGATTCCTAATGTAGTCGAAAACATGGATGTTCCAGCAGATCCACCTGCACCACTTGCCCCAACTGAACAAACTGAAGAAAAGACATTACTTCCACTAAAACGAAAACCTAGCCCAGAACCTTCTACAAAACCagtaaagaaaaagaggggTCCAAAGCCCAAACCGAAACCCTTACCACCTCAACTCCCCCTGCTGGAACAGGTGGTCTCTACACCTAAAGAGAAGGGTGCCCGGGGCTCCAAAAGAAAGCGAGGGCCACCCAAGAAAACATCGGAGATCACTCCCCCACCCAAACACACTCCCTCCAACATCAGTGAAGTTGTCATCACTAGTGATGTGCCTGTAGTGCCTCCTCAGTGccccacaaaaacaaaagttcTCCCACCACGCAAAGGCAGAGGACAGAAATATGAGGCCATGGTGCAGAAAATTACATCTCCTGGCTCAAAGAAACACCTTCCAACTCCCCAGATAGAGAGCAGTCCAAATGATGACGTAACAGCCAAGGTTTTGTCTCAACATGCCTTAAAGGAAGGTGAGATGTCTGTTCTGGTAAATAGCACTGAGACGATAGAGGGAGAGGTAAAAAGCACAGAGTCACGACAAGAAGGAGGGAAACAACATGAAGGGGCAGTGAGAAAAGATCAGgtgaaacaagagagagaaaagtatgAGGTGAGTCAAAAGGCATTAACGCCAGAGGAGGTGAGACAAGGGGTGGTAGAAGAGGTTGTAAATAAGGATGCAACAACACAGGAAAATATTAAACCAGGGACACAGCAGGATGTTGGATCTGACAAGGTTCAGAGATCAATGGAGGCCCTGGTAGAAGTCAGGACACCAGGAGAGTGGACACAACAGGCTGCAGCAGGTTTATCTACTGTTGCCACTAAATCCGCCAGAACTAAGAGGAAGCGATGGGCCATGGTGGAGAGTACAGATGCTTCAGTCGTAGCTTTGGAAGCTGGGAGCCTCATAGTTACAACACCAAGGCTAGCCAAGCAGAGGGCCATTAAAAACAACCATGAGATGCACCtaaaacagaggaggaagaagagaaaaggacaGGCCCCTCTAGAAGAAACAGAGGCAATCAAGGAGACAAATACTGAAACTGCAGAGCAACAACAGGGGAAGGTAGAAGAGATGATAACCCCCACAGAGCCTACAGTACCCCTGCCAATCAGCATAGATGATATCACAGAAGCCCCCCAGGTTAACAGCACAGAGCTCATCCAGAAATCTAGGAGAGGCAGAAAACCATCATCAAATCCAACCAAGAGGAAACAAGGGAAAGGCTCATTAGAGCAGATTCCTGGCAAGCCAGTGAAGGTCCACAAAAAGCCTGGGCCAAAACCCGGAATGAAGGACGCCCTTGAGGTTATAGAGGCAGTAGTAAGGGCTGCAGGATGTGAACAGGccgaaaaagaggagagagaaagagaagaaagtgaaaataaagaaacacagaacacatgTGTTGTGGGTCCTGTAGTTACAATAACAGAACAACAGACTGAGATTATTTCTGTGAAAAGAATCAGACGCAGGCCAGTCCAACAAAATTCTAAACTGTCCTTCTGTCCATATGTGCGGATTAACAACTCTAGAGACTTTTCCTCTTGGTGTGCCATAGTCAACAGGCCTGAGGATGCAGTAATATTTCAAAGACGGAGAAAAAAGGGCATTCTAAGAATGAAGAATCCTTTCACAGTTGCAAAGGTAATGCCACATGCCGCTGCTATGCTACAGGGACCTT encodes:
- the LOC128379251 gene encoding retinoic acid-induced protein 1, whose product is MQSFRERSGGYHSNQPCYQQEPHELSRLETYRQHPHHPHPQHPHPGPGPHSGPGPGHTRPGYEAHSLANPTSMPPAAGTGGGPKDCYSQQAFPGYPGSGGGNGSGNGSSAPSQAKKPYRGSKVPPPNHSQHLQGPGGYSSHMGPGNYSAQYMSEGHLQQKWEDPAQLAQYEQEMVGRMEASGTPAPGSSQYMDQNMLGHSQTQCHQPSTPSYTSPHHQPHPPNPAPSPLMYPQSHLHYPQHSPSPSPYMEKCSPMPHCYKGYNITPNSQYSRQMSSHSNLKQGSYRSTQNSYGYQQPPSRGYEQQPPLQTMTNPQEPHPKYQHYSQPQQNYCLSELSVRSPEQYYQTCSPSSSHSPARSVGRSPSYSSTPSPLMTNPESFQYGQPPMTPGAASSSSSSSAGMQDQGSSNTMLMPPRSHPSPNVPHAASHSYSTTTQVPTMKERFSEKLLSNPSLWSLNALTSQVENISNNVQQLLLSEALVANKKAGKRSSGGSNSSTGSGASSKKGEEYKSPSYPDGAGSIGGGPMQDPYSTPQHQPIPMELHEGGYSSSSDEQLERGYYYCGQSRSPAQAPNNTHLSLDTASSCSMTSPDDMSTRSGDSGLHNLTPDPIRCQSGQGGDGMNTPVKSIGDERSPTSITIPSPMKQERDSPSNIQHINEPVKENFEESAWMEKSTDKEEVSTEKKPDCERDLDSTKSTDKGEKWSDDEKCPTLYSKLNKEVKEKNYCYEETVYQGVQSKYDPDARDSVEQSPAALSDYSHKEHYGQEIKSDAFKSESPTASESSVKTLPFISRGDLEQDQYSTEKEDSSENTSPIPQVEALDDNNSDKKDIRDEGDEEEGEEEGEREEDTVEEEELRNQQQHCLSPPLSAEVREELGEGEKVSQSSTEEHMHNRDGPEKPSGDVCSRTDSQSTELHIDNEFAGAPAHPNAVAATADASARESAIGDTAPQPQSAMPVFSALNDKATPPIQARDHIDHSDAKVLEPDSPQLPGKSILPSAPSWADTPPSPKKGDEDMEPGISCSSAVTPLAKPEPVAPSAQPRAFGRKHARGRRRLMHSGVGIRRQLSLEREEEKEEERAPSPTQKPCMAPSKTVLFSDQMDLAHQESIVSQTPKMLTDGFRSRMCTRSFNAADLPPKIEPHVKRKPGSKQGSRPGPKTGPKPGPKSRPKPGGKPGPKPGPKPGLKPGPKPGPKSGPKPGPKPVPNTPELPLKIETPVKRKPGPKPGPKSGSKPGSKPGPKSGPKPVVKPVVKPGPKPGPKPGPKPADALPPTDTIPIKAPVGRPKGSISKAKLVQQEEIIQPLTGLQGRSRKSIKATLSQVNQDVKSVNQEEKQANHEGKAPEKEGKNMVLRSRKPSQEKLLKDKEKIIEEDVLPPILTHTEIKPSYEEDEEPVTVEQTLTPIPNVVENMDVPADPPAPLAPTEQTEEKTLLPLKRKPSPEPSTKPVKKKRGPKPKPKPLPPQLPLLEQVVSTPKEKGARGSKRKRGPPKKTSEITPPPKHTPSNISEVVITSDVPVVPPQCPTKTKVLPPRKGRGQKYEAMVQKITSPGSKKHLPTPQIESSPNDDVTAKVLSQHALKEGEMSVLVNSTETIEGEVKSTESRQEGGKQHEGAVRKDQVKQEREKYEVSQKALTPEEVRQGVVEEVVNKDATTQENIKPGTQQDVGSDKVQRSMEALVEVRTPGEWTQQAAAGLSTVATKSARTKRKRWAMVESTDASVVALEAGSLIVTTPRLAKQRAIKNNHEMHLKQRRKKRKGQAPLEETEAIKETNTETAEQQQGKVEEMITPTEPTVPLPISIDDITEAPQVNSTELIQKSRRGRKPSSNPTKRKQGKGSLEQIPGKPVKVHKKPGPKPGMKDALEVIEAVVRAAGCEQAEKEEREREESENKETQNTCVVGPVVTITEQQTEIISVKRIRRRPVQQNSKLSFCPYVRINNSRDFSSWCAIVNRPEDAVIFQRRRKKGILRMKNPFTVAKVMPHAAAMLQGPLVNKNLIDRCLTCSLCGKPSNYRDLGDLCGPYYTEDCVPRKILTIEHTDSLKEVPEKTNDNNSCSSEEPGSSSKNEDVDSIEKEGNSEVTTQEGTSSSRHHHWRYRRAERTERMGREGGLRRLTLRERFRKMKQLRAINIGASSEQEGSGSMFQRLQVEAEAKEHWAHENCAIWTKGVIMVAGRLYGLKEAANISAQASCYKCQIVGASLSCCWRGCSHKYHYVCAKEIGCTFHEDDFSIKCPRHETDRDEKLAADQNTPPTITACYPPFVLSSSVLISSSLSLSSPLYSSPRLSSP